The following proteins are co-located in the Gloeocapsa sp. PCC 7428 genome:
- the thrC gene encoding threonine synthase — translation MTQAKTLNPTAATFKALKCKECGAEYELAASHVCEACFGPLEVTYDYNTLRRTVTRESIQSGPNSIWRYRSFLPVATENVIDVGTGMTPLVQANRLARRLGLKKLYIKNDAVNMPTLSFKDRVVSVALSRARELGFSTVSCASTGNLANSTAAIAAHAGLDCCVFIPADLEAGKVLGTLIYSPTVMAVQGNYDQVNRLCCEVANTYGWGFVNINLRPYYSEGSKTLGYEVAEQLGWQLPDHIVAPLASGSLFTKIYKGFQEFIQVGLVEDKSVRFSGAQAEGCSPIAQAYKEGRDFVKPVKPNTIAKSIAIGNPADGIYALEIARKTNGNIASVTDPEIIEGIKLLAETEGIFTETAGGTTIAVLKKLVEAGKIDPDETTVAYITGNGLKTQEAVQGYIGEPLTIEAKLDSFERALERSRTLERLDWQQVLV, via the coding sequence ATGACCCAGGCAAAAACCCTCAACCCAACAGCGGCAACCTTCAAAGCCCTCAAGTGTAAAGAATGTGGTGCTGAGTACGAACTTGCAGCAAGCCATGTTTGTGAAGCTTGCTTTGGTCCATTGGAAGTCACCTACGATTACAACACCCTCCGCCGTACCGTAACGCGCGAAAGTATTCAATCAGGTCCCAACTCAATTTGGCGCTATCGTTCTTTCTTACCCGTCGCAACTGAAAACGTCATTGATGTCGGTACAGGGATGACTCCCCTCGTACAAGCAAATCGCTTAGCTCGTCGCCTGGGATTGAAAAAGCTCTACATCAAAAATGATGCCGTTAATATGCCCACCCTCAGTTTCAAAGATCGGGTGGTATCTGTCGCCTTATCCCGCGCCCGCGAACTTGGTTTTTCAACCGTATCGTGTGCGAGTACCGGAAATTTAGCAAATTCAACCGCAGCGATCGCCGCCCATGCTGGATTAGATTGTTGCGTCTTCATTCCCGCTGATCTCGAAGCCGGTAAAGTTTTAGGTACATTAATCTACAGCCCTACCGTAATGGCAGTGCAAGGTAACTACGACCAAGTAAACCGCTTGTGTTGTGAAGTTGCTAATACATATGGTTGGGGATTTGTCAATATCAATTTACGTCCGTATTACTCCGAAGGTTCCAAAACGCTGGGTTACGAAGTTGCGGAACAACTCGGCTGGCAATTACCCGATCACATCGTTGCGCCTTTAGCATCGGGTTCTTTATTCACCAAGATTTACAAAGGATTTCAAGAGTTTATTCAAGTTGGCTTAGTCGAAGATAAAAGCGTACGGTTCAGCGGTGCGCAAGCTGAAGGTTGTTCCCCCATAGCGCAAGCCTACAAAGAAGGACGCGATTTTGTTAAACCTGTTAAACCAAATACAATTGCCAAATCAATTGCGATCGGAAATCCTGCTGATGGTATCTATGCACTAGAAATTGCCCGCAAAACCAACGGTAATATTGCATCCGTCACCGATCCTGAGATTATTGAAGGCATCAAGCTCCTCGCCGAAACCGAAGGCATCTTCACCGAAACCGCAGGTGGAACAACGATCGCAGTTCTTAAAAAATTAGTCGAAGCGGGTAAGATCGATCCTGACGAAACCACAGTCGCCTACATTACTGGAAACGGACTCAAAACCCAAGAAGCCGTACAAGGCTACATCGGCGAACCGTTGACGATTGAAGCGAAGCTTGATAGTTTTGAACGAGCATTAGAGCGATCGCGCACTTTAGAGCGTCTCGACTGGCAACAAGTTTTGGTATAA
- a CDS encoding MoaD/ThiS family protein: MAVKVLIPTPLQKFTNNQATLECDGSNIAELIESLEQSCPGIKSRLCDEQGQPRRFLNLYVNSEDIRFLDGTETPLKEGDEVSIVPAVAGG; the protein is encoded by the coding sequence ATGGCTGTTAAAGTATTAATTCCCACACCATTACAGAAATTCACAAACAATCAGGCTACGCTCGAATGCGACGGTAGCAACATCGCCGAATTAATCGAATCATTAGAACAAAGCTGTCCTGGTATCAAATCACGGCTTTGTGACGAACAAGGACAACCACGGCGCTTTTTAAATTTGTACGTTAACAGCGAAGATATCCGCTTTTTAGATGGAACCGAGACACCACTCAAAGAAGGCGATGAAGTGAGTATTGTTCCAGCCGTTGCGGGTGGCTAA
- the acsF gene encoding magnesium-protoporphyrin IX monomethyl ester (oxidative) cyclase has translation MVDSLKKPAEFEEMRPGVKIPAKETLLTPRFYTTDFDEMARMDLSVNEEELQALLEEFRTDYNRHHFVRDAEFEQSWEHIDGETRRLFVEFLERSCTAEFSGFLLYKELSRRLKDKNPLLAESFALMSRDEARHAGFLNKALSDFNLSLDLGFLTKSRKYTFFKPKFIFYATYLSEKIGYWRYITIYRHLAAHPENRIYPIFRFFENWCQDENRHGDFFDALMRSQPQILNDWKARLWCRFFLLSVFATMYLNDIQRAGFYQSIGLNARDYDIYVIEKTNETAGRVFPITLNVAHPDFYRRLDTCIKNNEKLSAIVNSNTPKFLQFFQKLPLYVANGWQFLCLYLIKPIDAATQHGAVR, from the coding sequence ATGGTTGATTCGCTTAAAAAACCAGCAGAATTTGAAGAAATGCGCCCAGGGGTGAAAATACCCGCAAAGGAAACCCTGCTGACGCCGCGATTTTATACAACAGATTTCGATGAGATGGCGCGGATGGATCTCTCGGTGAACGAAGAGGAACTCCAAGCGCTTTTAGAAGAGTTTCGTACCGACTACAATCGCCATCACTTCGTCCGAGACGCGGAGTTTGAGCAATCTTGGGAGCATATCGACGGTGAAACTCGTCGCTTATTTGTCGAATTTTTGGAGCGTTCTTGCACCGCAGAGTTTTCCGGCTTTCTGTTGTACAAAGAACTCAGCCGTCGTCTCAAAGACAAAAACCCTCTCCTTGCTGAGTCATTTGCCTTGATGTCGCGCGATGAAGCACGTCATGCAGGTTTCTTAAATAAAGCGCTATCAGACTTTAATTTGTCGCTCGATTTGGGCTTTTTAACGAAGAGTCGTAAGTATACGTTCTTCAAGCCGAAGTTTATCTTCTACGCGACGTATTTATCCGAAAAAATTGGTTACTGGCGCTACATCACAATCTATCGCCATCTAGCTGCACATCCAGAAAACCGCATCTATCCAATCTTCCGCTTCTTTGAAAACTGGTGTCAAGACGAAAACCGTCATGGCGATTTCTTTGATGCACTGATGCGATCGCAACCGCAGATTTTGAATGATTGGAAAGCACGGTTATGGTGTCGCTTCTTCTTGCTGTCGGTGTTTGCGACGATGTATCTCAACGACATCCAACGTGCAGGATTTTATCAATCGATCGGTTTAAACGCGCGAGATTACGATATCTACGTCATTGAGAAAACCAACGAAACCGCAGGGCGCGTCTTCCCAATTACTTTAAACGTCGCACATCCAGATTTTTATCGCCGACTTGATACTTGTATCAAGAATAATGAGAAGCTAAGTGCGATCGTCAATTCCAACACGCCCAAATTCTTACAATTTTTCCAAAAGCTACCGCTATACGTTGCAAATGGTTGGCAATTCTTATGTTTATATCTGATTAAGCCAATTGATGCAGCGACACAACACGGCGCGGTGCGTTAA
- the groES gene encoding co-chaperone GroES: MAAVSLSVSTVKPLADRVFVKVSASEEKTAGGLYLPDTAKEKPQVGEVVAIGPGRRSDDGSRQEMEIKVGDKVLYSKYAGTDIKLGTEEYVLLSEKDILAVVS; the protein is encoded by the coding sequence ATGGCAGCAGTATCTCTAAGTGTTTCTACAGTTAAGCCTTTAGCTGACCGCGTGTTTGTTAAAGTCAGCGCATCTGAAGAAAAGACAGCAGGCGGATTATATTTACCCGACACCGCCAAAGAAAAGCCTCAAGTTGGTGAAGTTGTCGCGATTGGTCCTGGTAGACGCAGCGACGATGGTTCGCGCCAGGAGATGGAAATCAAAGTCGGCGACAAAGTACTTTACTCAAAGTACGCAGGTACAGATATCAAACTTGGTACTGAAGAATATGTGCTGTTGTCTGAAAAAGACATTCTTGCAGTAGTTAGCTAA
- a CDS encoding sulfatase: MQQAKILTKISRRSFLNYSVATALATTLGELTFLQVGHSSSRPNILLITADDLGQTLSCYGDKVARTPHIDRLASEGILFLNSYVTQASCSPSRSSLFTGLYPHQTGGTSNEPVGQIGLAYSNSGYSMATSVVTLPQLLKAQGYRTGIIGKLHVYPETSFPFDVNVLPKALNTRDVQLVAQHASEFFAQQHEQPFFLMISYNDPHTPFEAQFNNYPQQPYKSTEVPPFAWQGVDTPAMRERTAGYYNGVARLDAGIGLLLDQLAQQGLDQNTLVIFLGDHGPGFFRAKGSCYEAGLRIPLIMRWFGRILPNQAEQAFVSNIDIFPTILQAAGLKTPKVSGRSLFPLFQQNLVGWRHFIFAEYTSHTRKDFYPRRSIRGKRYKLILNLLPERQNPYINVDDDSAFVESRQLLLSNSARRAMDTCFRPPAEELYDLQNDPYEFNNLAGKVGYQNIQKLLRNELLNWRQQTADPLLDPAVLAAMVKAHYGRKK, translated from the coding sequence ATGCAGCAAGCCAAAATCCTCACTAAAATCTCCCGCCGCAGCTTTCTAAATTATTCTGTAGCAACTGCTTTAGCGACTACTTTGGGTGAATTGACTTTTTTACAAGTAGGACATTCAAGTTCTCGACCGAATATTCTATTAATTACAGCTGACGATCTTGGACAAACGTTGAGTTGTTATGGTGACAAAGTAGCACGAACACCTCATATCGATCGTCTTGCTAGTGAAGGTATTCTGTTTCTGAATAGTTATGTTACTCAAGCTTCGTGTAGTCCCTCACGTAGTAGCTTGTTTACAGGGCTTTATCCGCATCAAACAGGTGGTACATCAAATGAACCAGTTGGGCAAATTGGGCTAGCGTATAGCAATAGCGGCTACTCTATGGCTACCAGCGTAGTGACTCTTCCACAACTGCTCAAAGCCCAAGGGTATCGTACAGGAATTATTGGCAAGCTACACGTCTACCCAGAAACTTCATTTCCTTTTGATGTCAACGTATTACCAAAAGCACTTAATACGCGTGATGTTCAATTAGTAGCACAACACGCAAGCGAGTTTTTCGCGCAACAACACGAACAGCCATTTTTTTTGATGATTAGCTATAACGATCCTCATACGCCTTTTGAGGCTCAATTTAATAACTATCCTCAGCAACCTTATAAATCTACAGAAGTTCCGCCATTTGCTTGGCAAGGTGTTGATACTCCAGCGATGCGCGAGCGAACAGCAGGATATTACAATGGTGTAGCGCGTTTAGATGCAGGAATTGGGCTACTCCTCGATCAGCTAGCGCAACAAGGACTAGATCAGAATACTTTAGTCATCTTTCTTGGCGATCACGGTCCAGGTTTTTTCCGTGCGAAAGGTAGCTGTTATGAAGCTGGTTTGAGAATTCCGCTAATTATGCGCTGGTTTGGTAGAATTTTGCCGAATCAAGCCGAACAGGCATTTGTATCTAATATTGATATTTTCCCAACCATACTACAAGCTGCTGGTTTAAAAACACCGAAAGTTTCAGGGCGATCGCTGTTTCCTTTGTTTCAGCAAAATTTAGTCGGGTGGCGTCATTTTATCTTTGCAGAATATACCAGCCACACTAGAAAAGACTTTTATCCACGGCGGAGTATTCGCGGTAAGCGCTATAAATTGATTCTTAATCTCTTACCAGAGCGTCAAAATCCTTACATCAACGTTGATGATGATTCTGCTTTTGTTGAATCGCGGCAACTCCTGCTAAGCAACTCAGCCCGACGCGCTATGGACACTTGCTTTAGACCACCTGCTGAGGAGCTATACGATCTGCAAAACGATCCATACGAGTTTAACAACCTAGCTGGCAAAGTAGGGTATCAAAACATACAAAAACTTTTACGAAATGAACTTCTCAACTGGCGTCAGCAAACCGCAGATCCGCTACTCGACCCCGCAGTGTTAGCAGCTATGGTAAAAGCACATTATGGTCGAAAGAAGTGA
- a CDS encoding NINE protein: MKTGDSQLPAKPPNKVSSAYLLWLGCLLQLNGLHRIYNGKIVTGLIWLGTFGLFGVGQVIDLFLIPRMVDDYNIKLRAKMGLSPYGVPLAQPAFVTNVIKPSREQLMVRLVRAAAKRGGKISVTQGVMDTGASFIEVESTLKEMLKTGYVGIDNDPDTGVIVYTFLEM; encoded by the coding sequence ATGAAAACTGGAGATTCCCAACTACCAGCAAAGCCCCCAAATAAAGTGAGTAGTGCTTATCTACTGTGGCTCGGCTGTCTGCTACAGCTAAATGGACTGCACCGCATTTATAACGGCAAAATCGTCACAGGATTAATCTGGCTAGGTACTTTTGGTTTATTTGGTGTCGGGCAAGTCATTGACTTATTTTTGATTCCCCGCATGGTTGATGACTACAATATAAAGCTCAGAGCAAAAATGGGTTTATCTCCGTATGGTGTGCCGTTAGCTCAACCTGCATTTGTGACAAATGTGATTAAACCATCCCGCGAGCAGTTGATGGTGCGACTCGTGCGTGCAGCGGCAAAACGAGGTGGTAAGATATCGGTAACGCAGGGCGTAATGGATACTGGGGCTAGCTTTATCGAAGTAGAATCAACGCTTAAAGAAATGCTAAAAACAGGTTATGTCGGAATCGATAACGACCCCGACACTGGTGTCATTGTTTACACGTTTTTAGAAATGTAG